A stretch of DNA from Halopiger xanaduensis SH-6:
CGCGTCCCAACCGAAGCGCGAGCGCTCGGCCGATCTCTCCGGTACCGCCCAGGAGTGCGATCTCCGTCTCGGTAGTCGTAGCGTTGGTCGTCATCGGTGGATTGTCAGGCGTCGTCGTAGTGGAATTCGGTCCAGGGGCCGTCCCTGAACGGGTACTGTTCGATCACGTCCTCGTTTAGCTCGACGCCGAGGCCGGGCTCGTCGGACACCGACAGCACGCCGCCGGTGATGTCGGGCTGTCCCTCGATCAGATCGAACGCGAGATCGAACGGGTACATCCCGGGATCCACCTCGGTGTCGAACAGCGGATCGTCCTCGAAGACGGGGTACTCCACGAGCGTCGCCTCCGGGGCCGCCGCGACGAGGTGCGCGTTCGCGGCGAGGCCGATCCACGTCCCGAAGTTGTGCGGGACGAACTCGAGGTCGTCCCGGCCCGCGCAGAGTTCTACCGCCTCCCGGCAGCCGGTAAAGCCCTCGTGGTGGCGGACGTCGCCCTGCAGGAAGTCCACGGCGCCGGTTTCGCCGAGCGCGACCAATCCTGCGGCCGACTCCTCGCTTTCGCCGCCCGCGAGCGGCGCACCGGTCGCGGCGAGGTCGACGTACCCCTCGTGGTCGTCGGGCTCGACCGGTTCCTCGATCCAGTAGGCGTCGTGCTCGTCGGCGTGGACGACCAGATCGCGGACCGTCTCGCGGTCGTAGCCCTCGCGGAGTTTCCACCAGGTGTGGACGTCGAGCATGATCTCGATGTCGTCGACGCCCTCGGCGAGCCGTTCGACGGTTTCGCGGTCGCCCTCGGGACCGATTCCGGGGCGGTACTTGTAGCCGAAAAAGCCCAGTTCCTCGAGCACCTGCGCCTGCTCGACGTAGCCGTCGGGCTCCATGTACATCCCCGCGCTGGCGTAGAGGTCGAGTTCGGTCGTCGGCGTCGAGTCGTATTCGTCCGCGAGCAGCTCGTACACCGGCGCGCCGCGGCGCTTCCCCGCAATATCGTACAGCGCGACGTCGATCGCCGAGATCGCCTCGATCAGATCGCCGTCGGGAACGTCGCTCCCGCGGAGCAGGTCGTGGGCCGCTGCGATTTCGTCTATCGTTTCGCCCTCGAGCGCGTCGGCGACGGGTCCCTCAACGACGTCGGCAAACGTTCCCTGCGAGTCGCCCTCGAAGTACTCGGTCATGGCGGAACTGCTCGCGCCGGCCGTTGCGATTCCCCGCAGGCCGTCCCTGGTTTCGACGACGACCAGCACGACGTCTCGTTTCCGAAGCCGTCGCACGCCGCCGTGGAACGGCCGCTCCTGTACCGGGTCGATCGGCGACGAGAGGGCGTAGCCTCTCACTGCTGCGATCTCCATACCGAAGCCATCCGCATCTATCAGTATAAATCATGCGAGCAGCGTCAAGAATCGTCCGGATCTACGAGGCGACGAGAGACTACCTCTACGAGAACTTCGTGTTGAGTTCGATCACGTTCGCGGCGCGCTGGACGTAGTCCGAGAGTTCGCCGTGGAGGCGCTCGTCGGTAAACCGGCTCGAGGGGCCGGAGACGCTGATCGCACCCAGCACCTTCTCCCCCTTCCGAACGGGTGCGGCGACGCAGCG
This window harbors:
- a CDS encoding mandelate racemase/muconate lactonizing enzyme family protein: MEIAAVRGYALSSPIDPVQERPFHGGVRRLRKRDVVLVVVETRDGLRGIATAGASSSAMTEYFEGDSQGTFADVVEGPVADALEGETIDEIAAAHDLLRGSDVPDGDLIEAISAIDVALYDIAGKRRGAPVYELLADEYDSTPTTELDLYASAGMYMEPDGYVEQAQVLEELGFFGYKYRPGIGPEGDRETVERLAEGVDDIEIMLDVHTWWKLREGYDRETVRDLVVHADEHDAYWIEEPVEPDDHEGYVDLAATGAPLAGGESEESAAGLVALGETGAVDFLQGDVRHHEGFTGCREAVELCAGRDDLEFVPHNFGTWIGLAANAHLVAAAPEATLVEYPVFEDDPLFDTEVDPGMYPFDLAFDLIEGQPDITGGVLSVSDEPGLGVELNEDVIEQYPFRDGPWTEFHYDDA